Below is a genomic region from Eupeodes corollae chromosome 1, idEupCoro1.1, whole genome shotgun sequence.
ATCATACCTTTCCTGacatttaaagtgtttttcgTCTATTCTTAATTATTTAGAATGAATACTAGTACGTCTACGTCATCCCCCAACTAGAGTTGGATGAagcttccagatttctataccttatAGGTATTTCTGAGTATTCCTGGAAAACGAGTCAATCTACTTCTACTAAGCTAATGAGGGGATTAGTGGAGGAGTTTATTCTAAACGACTAAAATTAAGCATCTCATTTCGATTTCCCATATACAGCTTGTTGGAAAAAGATCTTTTGGACGATAAATGAAGTCTTGCCATTACCAGACACTAGCTAAAGCactaaatgacttttgcagaagaattcttctataaagaTCTCAGATATACTTgctgcacttttttttaaagtttcgtaAGGAACTCCAATTGGTTTCATGAAGATCAGAaggcctcaagattcatgtggtatcacacaGGTCCAACAACTGACCCAAGTGTGTCCTACACCATCCCCGACAGCAAGTTGAAACTCTGGTTTAAGTTGGGTCAAATTAAGTAGAAGTGGCTGATGGCTTAAAGTGCAACagatttaaatcaatatttggtTCGAAATCACCTCGAATGTCTTCACTCCTCTAGAGACCATTAAAGCTCATGTCTGAActtgttaaaatcaaaatattaaattgaattagaCAGGAGATTAAAGTCTAAAGGCTTTCTGAAATGTCAGGACAAGAACATAAAAGGCAAAGAACTGCTTACTTTTTTTCACGCTTTCAAGTCACTGGCAGGAGCTATAGGTTAAGTTGCATGTTGCTTGTTTTATGTTAGGTTCAGTCTATGTTGTTCTTTTAAGGGAGTGCAACTACTTTCTTTTGAATGTTAGGTGTGCTATCCGAAGTATGATCATGTATTTTGCTTTATCCGAGAATttatgtttggatttttaaagttCCAAGACCAAAAAATATCACTTCAATTCGTCCAATTAATGAGGTTGTTCGAAGACCTATTGCAGTTCCTATATTTCTTTAAGTAGTTAACAGTGTGAGGAATGAGTTTACTGCATAATTTAGGAAGAATGGACACAAATGGAAGCATTAAAAACACAACACTACAAATTTGTCATACAGGTCATGGCAAGTTGGCAGCTAGATAAAATCCGAGATGGTTAAGATTTGTAAGTGAATGGGCATTGGTTCTATACGAGTTGTTGCGCCTTcgaatacatttgttttaaaactaaattaccaTTTTTATTCCAAGTGAATGTGTCCCTTAGCTTTTGACCCTCCAGTTCCATGTCCAAACGTATTGGCACCAAACATTCTCGTTGAGAAGCATTTTCTATACTTGCTGTTGGATCTGTGTCATCAAAACACATTGGAAAGGTCCGTACTTTCTTCGTGTGTACACGATTCCGATTGATTGGAGTTGCTTGGGGCACAGCATCCAAGTGACTTGAATTTGGCATTGTTGGTACCCATTGTGGTGCTTTCTTGGATTTACTCTCTCTTGGCAGTGGCGTTTCTGATGTGTTCACCGATATTGCTCGGTATCTGAAAAAAACGGCACAACATTAGGTATACCtgctcaaataaaaattaaaaatgtatacttttCATCATTCCCAGCAATAATTTCATCAACTTCTGAGGCTTTTAACAACGAAACCGAACTAGCAAGAATGTGATTACTTAGTCCGGCATCGGCTAGACGTTTTCTTTCGTCATTAGACAAAACAATTCTGGTCATTCCGGgatatttcttataaagtaTACCACGGAATAGGCGCAGATAATTGCCGACTTCCGAACCAACATAATAATATTCACCGCCTTCTTCTAGTTGGAAACTTATTGGCTTATCGCCATATGTTGGAACTgccatattattatttaaaactgaaatatttgtttaattcttttcaacttttaacttttttaacagattttaacaaataaacaagcgtcaattaaatgaaatacaCACCAACAACTAATAAATATGGCGAACCGAAGGCGATAAGTCAAATTGAAATGAACTGTTCGATTTACAAttcgaaaatttcattttcagcTGAGTGCGTTTCAGGTTTCACATTTTTAAGGTTGATGACAGGCTTTCAAAACCACTTTTCATTTGTGTGAAATATAGTGGAGGgaaaaaaattcatgaaatccaAGTTTCTCTGGCGAATTTTGAAACTCTTCACTTTTTTAAtcaatgtatttataaaaaattgtaaaaattaaaataattaattgttcACTGgagtactcgtggcatgatggttagtgcgttggactgtcatgcgagagatcttgggttcgatccctgcctgtgccacctaaaagttttattcacgggtactacgtcttacgaggaattgacagattctccaagagtaattctcgtcAAGAAaaagcatataaactgtaggtcctctccaattacttgcacacagaaatggttgagagttgtaagtcactaggccccggTTCTCtagggactgttgcgccacctaatttaatttaattgttcacTGCaggtaaatatatttatataccgAGCTGGATACGGAAAATGATACATCGCTTAATAATAATTCgctaatttcaataaaacttaagaatttagaatttagaattttattaatcaTGATTAGCTAACATTGTAAgaacataaattcttatttataatatagcTTTAAAGTGTGCACCAGCTACGGCATTTTGTATCACAATAAATAtatgttaaaatgttaaaacatcaaattacaaaaagaaagaaaaagaataataataacaaaaatattagtaCGAGTAAGAATAGgtacttatacaattttataaaaagatgaatttaaaaaatgtattattaattgttttaattgtaattaattgctaaggtacagttttaattcattttttaatttctttgcgcaatttaaacttcttatttcaCGTGGTaacgaattccacattcgtgaggaGTTTACAAAAAACTGGCGTTCAGATGTCGCACAACAAAAACGCGGGACCAAAACTTGAGCGGAACGATTTGAGTTTAGGAATCTTATCTCATTATAAAGGTATTCAGGTTGTCGGGTTTGAAGAATAtcagagaaaaaagttaaagttcgatatttgagaaaatttgtaaatgtcattCCGAGAAATTGAATCACGTAATTGGATATTCGATCAAAACGTCTAAGTCCATAAACATAACGAACAGCACAGTTAAAGACgacactaagttttcttttgctttcgaaGTCAAGTTTGCAGAAAATTTCGCAACCGTAAGTGATTAAAGGCagaaacaacgtttttattaaaagaactctgatttttattggaattaaatattGAGATGGCCAAAGCATACGAAGGACACTATAACACTTACCCACAGTTCTATTGATATGGTCCTCCCAAGTCAGGGTCATATTGAACAAAACACCGAGGTTTACAGCTTTGTCGACATACATGATGGCATTTTCTTTGAGAGCAACTTGAGGAAAATATGACACATCCATCTTATTCCTAGCGATgacgatgcatttcgattttatcgggTTAAGTAGCAAGCAATTTTCAATTGACCATTGatcgattctttttaaatcttcattaatACATGCAACGTAGTGTTCAATCATCCCTAAGGGACAACTTAGGTAGAGCTGAGTGTCGTCGGCATACATGCGAatggaacaattttttacaatactaGGCAACTCGttcacatacattgaaaagaacaAGGGGCCTAGTATtgacccttgtggaacaccattcgCAACAGGTAAGAAGAtcgatttttgttgattatgttCAACCGTCTGTTCACGTTCTGTTAAATAAGAATACAATAGATCGACTGCAGAggaggaaaaattgaaatagtttgaGAGCTTAAGGCAAAGAATGTTGTGATTTACCATGTCGAAGGCCTTAGAGAAATCGAGAAGAATTAGGAAAGTAACGTTGTCCATATCAACTGCTTTTCTTATATCCTCAGAAACACTTAACAAGGCAGTCAAGCagctatttttctttcgaaagccaGATTGTCTTGAGGTCAATAAGTCAAACCGTGATAGAAACtcgtttatttgcttttgaagtattctctcgaaaactttcgacaaaaaagGCAATATAGATATAGGTCTAAACTCATctcctttggaattttttggtataggaataacctttgcttttttccataGAGAAGGAAACTCACGTGTTCTTAAAATGGAGTTAAAAATGAGTGTGATGAATGGTAGCAAGGTAgggagaacaatttttaaaaacttagggTGCATCATATCGAGTCCTACAGCGTTAGATTTTATCGATAGAAGGGCCTCAACTACATCCTCCGGGGTAATGGGAGAGAAGTCGAAAAGGGGTGTATTAGGCCTAGCATTTGATATATTATTCTCCGATGAATTAACCCGGTCTGGAAAATGCGAGGTGCCTGTCGTGCTTGAGACGAAAGATAAGTTTAGGGCATTTATGTCAAGCAAATCTGTAGATTTGTTATCGAATTTACCAATTCCTATGTTTTTCAGATTCTTCCAAATCTCTTTGCTTCCCAATACGGCATTGAAACGTGTTGAATATGTCTGAGCTTTGGCCTTGCGTATCTCCCGAACAATTTTGTTTCGCAGTTtggaataatttacataaaaactgtcaatgcgaaaTAATTTCCAGCGTTTGAAgaataaatctctttttttaatgagagaGAGAATACTTCTCGTTATCCACGGTTTGCTATTTGGACTGAAAGTTTTAGTGCTTAGGGGCACATGACTATAATaaagttcattaattttttcagtaaaaaattcTACCTGCATAGAGGGCGAAGATATATCTAACAAAGAGTTCCAACTAATAGTATTAAGATTTTGTTCCAAGGCGGCGTAGTTCAAATTACGGAAATCCCTGTATTCGATGGTATGGTTTTGCCTATGTCTTTCAACGTGGAAATCATAAACTAAGAAAATAAGGTCGTGTTTTGAAAAACCTGGAGCAGATAGTTGATCGTAGTGAATAACTTTATTTCGATCACATACTAAAAAAAGATCCAACAATGAAGGATTACCATTATTAGGGAAATGTGTAGGCTCAGATGTGTTTACAGAAAATAGATTAAGCGTCAGAAATTGGTCATACACGTTATTTTCCTCTAAAATATTGCAGTTGAAATCACCACTTAGGATTATGTTAGAGTACGAAATTGAAACCTCTTCTAAAATAGAGATAAGAGGagaaatacaaatgtttctGTTGGGTCGATATACTGTTCCCACTAAAATTTTTTCTTGACCATTCAAAATTTCTACGAAAGCGAATTCCATTTCACTTTCGTTACAAGAGACAGCTATCTGTCttgattttaatgtttctttGACATACATGGCAACTCCCCCACCTCTGCAGCGTACTCTGTTTGAACGATATACCTTATAACCTGTGAGAGAGcatatgttgttgttttgagaTTCAGAAAGCCAAGTTTCAGATACACAAACCACGTCAACCTTAGAACCTTCAAATGTAAAGCGAAACTCGTCAATTTTACATAGCAAACTTTGTGCATTGATGTGAGATACTCTAAGGCCAGTTTGATGTCCACTCAAAATATTAATCATGGTGCGCAAATTAAGATCACCCATcgcaaatgaaaacaataaaatttaaagtgcacaaaaaaaaaaaacaaagaagatttACTGTATGCTAAAAATCCTTGAAAGATAATGTATTGTAAATATAATTGAAGTTGTAAAGCTTAGTAGGAAGTTAAAGacagtaataaaaaatatgatgaaaaattaaaaaaaaaattatagaataaaagcagaaattaaaaaaaaaaatataaatatattataagtaggtatttaaatattaaacattataTTTCAGAGTTGGCAACCATATTCAAATCCTCCAAGCAGTCGATCAGTTGAGCTTCTTCATTCATAAGTCGCTTGATGTAAACAACTCCTCTCGAAACAAACACAGtgcatagttttttttgctttctcagAGCCATTGCATGCTGGTATATTGACAGATTGTTTTTCGTTAAAGCCTCTCGCATAAACAGAGCACTTGTGGAGTTTATGTCAATGTCTTGCAAACATAGCTCTCTATTATTTACTTTTCGAAAAAGAGCAACTGACTTCAACACATAATTTCGATCATACTTAACTGAGGTTAAAGTTGATAAGTTGACGAACTTTAGACTGCAGAACTTCATTTTACTATTAAAATCGGTGGGTCTAAGATTCCTGAATAGAAATCACGAGTTAAATATATTGGTCTGCAACCTCTTGGAAATATAAGGAATTGTTTGATCACGTTTGCGTTTTCAAGGAAGCTTTTAATGGTTTAATTGCGGGCCATAAGCTTTTTTTCGCTTGAGAAGTGATATAATTTTAAGGAGTGCCTGAAAacaattggttttttttttgacactgCACATGAGAAAGCATATGATTTTATAATATCTTGTAAGGTTCTTTCAATTTGCGAATTCTAGTAAATCCTCGACGAAATGAAACTAATCAATCAAAATTGGCTAAGTAATGAACATTTCAATTAACTTTTCAAACaatggattccttttttgaaactTCAATGAACAAACTCATTTTGTGATCACCAACTACAATAACCCTTGATTAAAAGTGCATTTGCATATATCTGCAACTATAAAATGCAGAAAAGGTGATGGAGGCATATATATATTACAAAGCCTGACAGTGgtcttttcttaaatcttatAATCTGCATTTTGAAGATGCaccatttttgattttctttctaTATCCAACCGGATACATGTAAATCTATAATAAAGATGATTAAACTTGGAGAATTTATTAATATGGGATCATAAAATTGAATCACAAATCTAAAGTAGTTAACTGTAGACATTGgtacaaaaaaagatttatgcaaGAAAgagaaataataaacaaatcttaaaacttttataaaccCGATGTAGTGTAATATCTGTGTACAAAAATACTACGATCACAGCACATTTTGCGATAAAGAAGAGTATTaagtaagttttttgtttaaaaaaaaggtcgaTTTTGAGTTTGCACGGAAAATCATTCACACTTGCATTTTTGCCCGAGGACAAAAAGTTAAACTTTGGATTGAGTTGATCGTTCAGCGACCCGAATTCACAATTCTCATTTCGAACTCAACGTACAAATATTTCACTCTGAACGCTTACAGGTCCGATGTCAAatagaattgtcaattttgacatttcgcgaCTAGCGAATGTTTGTAGacttctaaaacaaaaataaatcctatatatatttttttcaaatataaaaattaaacaaaatacatttttattcatgggtCTACTAATAAAATCAGCTGCAATCGGTCGTATTGCATATTGTGATATATTTATTCGAACAATATCAACACGACACGCACAATTGACAAAGTATGTATTGATAAAAagggaataataataaaaatataacgacAAAGTAAATTAACaagtaaattatttaatcaatttCACAAGCAAATAATTGCgcacagttttattttattttaacaattgagTTGCATAATATTACTGTcacgtatttattttatagattaGCTGAAGTCGGAAGACTTGAGAATCCAAAATTAGAAGGCCAATATTTAACTGGCCAATTATTTTTACATCGAATCTTTGGTTATCGTGGAGTTGTTCTATTCCCATGGCTTGCCAGAGTATACGATCGTGATTTGCATGCACCAGGTAAGGTGCAACAAGATGATGGTAGTAGCAgtataaataaacaagaaaaggCTGACGAAAAGAAGGACACCTCCTCATCGAccacatcgtcgtcgtcgacggaAACGAATGAAAATGCTACAAAAGAACTCAAGGGCAAAGTGAATACATTCTATCAAGTTCTAATTGATTCGAGAGATTGTCCATTTATTGTAAGaactgtgtgtgtgtgtatttcCTTAAATTGACGTTTTCTTGGTTTTTAGAGAGCTCAAACAGAAGCTGTAACGTTTCTTGGTAATCAGGATTCAAATCGAAGTCT
It encodes:
- the LOC129940101 gene encoding SWI/SNF-related matrix-associated actin-dependent regulator of chromatin subfamily B member 1, whose product is MAVPTYGDKPISFQLEEGGEYYYVGSEVGNYLRLFRGILYKKYPGMTRIVLSNDERKRLADAGLSNHILASSVSLLKASEVDEIIAGNDEKYRAISVNTSETPLPRESKSKKAPQWVPTMPNSSHLDAVPQATPINRNRVHTKKVRTFPMCFDDTDPTASIENASQRECLVPIRLDMELEGQKLRDTFTWNKNESMITPEQFAEVLCDDLDLNPVPFVPAIAQAIRQQIEAFPNEQPILEESCDQRVIVKLNIHVGNTSLVDQVEWDMSEKNNNPEEFAMKLCAELGLGGEFVTAIAYSIRGQLSWHLRTYAFSEAPLSTIDVPFRNPSDADAWAPFLETLTDAEMEKKIRDQDRNTRRMRRLANTTTGW